One stretch of Streptomyces sp. NBC_01363 DNA includes these proteins:
- a CDS encoding NADH-quinone oxidoreductase subunit C — protein MTTPAGAYDRLPDAAAELFGEDATAEYAYDLLTVDVPAAAWIAALETARDRLGCTYFDWLSAVDEPGTGFRVCVHVAALAGGKVRRLMIRTTVPHEAAALPTAIDVYAGAAWHERETHEMFGIGFDGHPHLVPLLLPEGFEGHPLRKDFVLAARVAKAWPGAKEPGESEHGGPKRRTMLPPGVPDPNEWGPLKGQLPPAPSRPARTPRAAGDRPVRRTRSASEGSAAQRTAAAAAAPAPETGAGTETTPRTTTPRRTRSASQGSASQQPTSGQAETAAPGTGAGAGTGTGTEQGGPGTDTGTGTGAAEPSSGTSDAPWHHARPAFDANANADAGADSGAGTDPSTSQPLRRLRSGGPGAEPPVREGAGRGEALRSGTPDADTDTTPDTETTPDTDTDTDTDTDTDTDTETAPATHPEPSAHPKTPETSETPETPETPAGGDTA, from the coding sequence CGACCTGCTGACCGTCGACGTACCGGCCGCCGCCTGGATCGCCGCCCTCGAAACGGCCCGCGACCGGCTGGGCTGCACGTATTTCGACTGGCTGAGCGCGGTCGACGAACCGGGCACCGGCTTCCGGGTCTGCGTCCATGTCGCGGCCCTCGCCGGGGGCAAGGTCCGTCGGCTCATGATCCGTACGACCGTTCCGCACGAGGCGGCGGCCCTTCCCACCGCGATCGATGTCTACGCGGGCGCCGCCTGGCACGAGCGCGAGACGCACGAGATGTTCGGCATCGGCTTCGACGGCCACCCGCACCTGGTGCCGCTGCTGCTGCCCGAGGGCTTCGAGGGCCACCCGCTGCGCAAGGACTTCGTGCTGGCGGCGCGCGTCGCGAAGGCCTGGCCCGGCGCGAAGGAGCCGGGCGAGTCGGAGCACGGCGGCCCGAAGCGGCGCACGATGCTGCCGCCCGGCGTCCCCGACCCGAACGAATGGGGCCCCCTGAAGGGCCAGCTCCCGCCCGCCCCGTCCCGCCCGGCCCGCACCCCGCGAGCGGCGGGCGACCGCCCGGTGCGCCGCACCCGCAGCGCGAGCGAGGGCTCGGCCGCCCAGCGGACGGCAGCGGCAGCAGCGGCCCCGGCCCCGGAAACGGGCGCGGGTACGGAGACGACACCCCGGACCACGACCCCGCGCCGTACCCGGAGCGCGTCCCAGGGCTCGGCGAGCCAGCAGCCGACGAGCGGGCAGGCGGAGACAGCGGCGCCGGGGACGGGGGCGGGTGCGGGTACGGGTACGGGTACGGAACAGGGAGGCCCGGGGACCGATACGGGTACGGGGACCGGGGCAGCGGAGCCGAGCTCCGGAACCAGCGATGCCCCGTGGCACCACGCCCGCCCGGCTTTCGACGCGAATGCGAATGCGGATGCGGGTGCGGACTCGGGTGCGGGCACGGACCCCAGTACTTCCCAGCCCCTCCGGCGTTTGAGGAGCGGGGGTCCGGGGGCGGAGCCCCCGGTTCGGGAAGGGGCGGGTAGGGGAGAGGCCCTCCGCAGCGGCACCCCCGACGCGGACACCGACACCACCCCCGATACCGAGACCACCCCCGATACCGATACCGATACCGATACCGATACCGATACCGATACCGATACCGAGACCGCCCCCGCGACCCACCCCGAACCCTCGGCGCACCCGAAAACCCCAGAAACCTCAGAGACCCCCGAAACCCCAGAGACCCCCGCCGGAGGCGATACCGCGTGA